In Pongo abelii isolate AG06213 chromosome 15, NHGRI_mPonAbe1-v2.0_pri, whole genome shotgun sequence, a single window of DNA contains:
- the LOC134760117 gene encoding LOW QUALITY PROTEIN: rootletin-like (The sequence of the model RefSeq protein was modified relative to this genomic sequence to represent the inferred CDS: inserted 1 base in 1 codon; deleted 2 bases in 2 codons; substituted 2 bases at 2 genomic stop codons), translated as MLQAEKDEVSEALTKAEAGRMELEPSMTKLRAEEASLRDSLSKLSALNESLAQDKLDLNRLVAQLEEEKATLQGRQWQVEQEATVAWEEQEQLEELHRELVGLRQQIITTQEKASLDKELMAQKLVQAEREXQASLREQQAAHEEDLQXLQSEKEAAWQELEAKRAQLQSELQCEQEELLVVRLEAEKEELSEEIAALPQEHDEGLLLANSKKQQALSLKESEKTALSEKLMGTRHSLATISLEMERQKRDAQSRQEQDQSTVNSLTSEMWDLRAQLEEAAAAHTQEVRRLQEQVXDLGKQRDSSLCEEEELWTQLRLLEDAHDGLRRELLEAQCKLPESQEGREVQHQEAGELWHSLGDGTKEPKALQCSNEELWAAVKKAESERISLKLANENKEQKLALLEEARTAVGKEAGELRTGLQEVEHSWLEARREQQELRHQMKMLDSENTRLGQELAELQGHLALGEQAEKESRWETLGLQQVLMKGEASLEVMWQEVTEQAGGLVPLSSPQQEAGGHPNAGTILKGHSLGLAPSPTPAGMTVSEMYVGVSEMHGRPMAPASLSKSSLLGSGEGLSTLECSPGSKPPSPGPATSPARPELDPEAVPGALREFLQELGSAQRERDELRTQTSALNRQLAKMEAERDSATSRVRQLQKAVAESEEAGCSVDGRLSGVKAELALQEEIVRHSDRGHRATLDQVATLERSLQATESELQASQEKISKMKASETKLEGDKRRLKELPDTSESRTVKLELQQRSLVGELQSSHLGLSDLEAQAQALQDPVDSLQRQVADSEVKAGTLQLTVEWLNGALAKVEESKGALWDKVWGLTEALAQSSASLNSTQDKNLHLQKALTACEHDHQVLPGRVPQEWLDAAWQALSEAWKQSSSLGEQVQKLQGEVADLQLQRMEAEGQLQQLQEVLGQRQEGEAAALHTVQKLQDERRLLQERLGSLQRALAQLEAKKREVECSALRLEKDRVALRRTLGKVEQEKLRSREDTVLLSAEKGHLDCTLTGAELELAEVQRQIQQLEAQVVVLERSHSQAQLEVDAQQQQLELQQEVERLCSAQAQTECTLELWEQAHRQRVHGLEEQVCRPPWKAGPGWMCGAGGRGETQARPRGCRQLMAPITKKGGVGSALVSAKTRPGVTGCSWAPGLPAMALLPLAPCSGAATPGPTQRHTDAQNMP; from the exons ATGCTGCAGGCTGAGAAGGACGAGGTGTCCGAGGCGCTGACCAAG GCTGAGGCTGGCCGCATGGAGCTCGAGCCCTCCATGACCAAGCTGAGGGCAGAGGAGGCCTCCCTGCGGGACTCCCTGTCCAAGCTGAGCGCCCTCAACGAGAGCCTTGCTCAGGACAAGTTGGATCTGAACCGCCTTGTCGCCCAG CTGGAGGAAGAAAAGGCCACCCTGCAGGGCCGGCAGTGGCAGGTGGAGCAGGAGGCCACAGTGGCATGGGAAGAGCAGGAGCAGCTGGAGGAGCTCCATc GGGAGTTGGTGGGCCTGCGGCAGCAAATAATAACTACACAGGAGAAAGCCAGTCTAGACAAGGAGCTGATGGCCCAGAAGCTGGTGCAGGCTGAGAGGG CCCAGGCCTCTCTGCGGGAGCAGCAGGCAGCCCACGAGGAGGACTTGCAGTGACTCCAGAGTGAAAAG GAGGCAGCATGGCAGGAGCTGGAGGCCAAGCGGGCTCAGCTGCAGAGTGAGCTGCAGTGTGAGCAGGAGGAGCTGCTGGTC GTCCggctggaggctgagaaggaagagCTGAGTGAGGAGATTGCTGCCCTGCCGCAGGAACACGATGAGGGCCTCCTCCTGGCCAACAGCAAGAAGCAGCAG GCCTTGTCTCTGAAGGAGTCTGAGAAGACGGCGCTGTCAGAGAAGTTGATGGGTACACGGCACAGCCTGGCCACCATCTCCCTGGAGATGGAGAGGCAGAAACGAGATGCCCAGAGCCGGCAGGAGCAGGACCAG AGCACCGTGAATTCTCTGACATCCGAGATGTGGGACCTAAGGGCCCAGCTGGAGGAGGCTGCTGCGGCCCACACCCAGGAGGTGAGGAGGCTGCAAGAGCAGGTCTGAGACCTGGGCAAGCAGCGGGACTCCTCTCTTTGTGAG GAAGAAGAGCTTTGGACCCAGCTGCGTCTCCTGGAGGATGCCCATGACGGGCTGCGGCGGGAGCTGCTGGAGGCCCAGTGCAAGCTGCCTGAGAGCCAGGAGGGCCGAGAGGTGCAGCACCAGGAGGCAGGCGAGCTGTGGCACAGCCTGGGCGATGGCACCAAGGAGCCCAAGGCCCTGCAGTGCTCCAACGAGGAGCTTTGGGCCGCTGTGAAGAAGGCAGAGAGCGAGCGCATCAG CCTGAAGCTTGCCAATGAGAACAAGGAGCAGAAGCTGGCACTCCTAGAGGAGGCACGGACAGCCGTGGGCAAGGAGGCTGGGGAGCTGCGAACTGGGCTGCAGGAGGTGGAGCACTCATGGCTGGAGGCTCGGCGGGAGCAGCAGGAGCTCCGGCATCAG ATGAAGATGCTGGACAGTGAGAACACCAGACTGGGCCAGGAGCTGGCGGAGCTGCAGGGCCACCTGGCGCTGGGTGagcaggcagagaaggagagcAGGTGGGAGACCCTGGGCCTCCAGCAGGTGCTGATGAAGGGTGAGGCCAGCCTGGAGGTGATGTGGCAGGAGGTGACTGAGCAGGCGGGTGGGCTGGTGCCTCTTTCCTCCCCCCAGCAGGAAGCAGGTGGGCACCCCAATGCTGGGACCATTCTGAAAGGCCACTCCCTAGGGCTTGCTCCTTCCCCCACTCCT GCAGGGATGACAGTGAGTGAGATGTATGTGGGAGTAAGTGAGATGCATGGGAGGCCCATGGCTCCTGCATCACTGAGCAAGTCTTCTCTTCTAGGAAGTGGGGAAGGGCTCAGCACCTTAGAATGCAGCCCTGGGTCTAAGCCACCATCTCCAGGACCTGCCACCTCCCCGGCTCGTCCAGAGCTGGACCCGGAGGCAGTTCCTGGGGCCCTCCGGGAATTCCTGCAGGAGCTAGGGAGTGCCCAGAGAGAACGG GATGAACTTCGGACCCAGACCAGTGCCCTGAATCGCCAGCTGGCCAAGATGGAGGCTGAGAGGGACAGCGCAACCTCGAGGGTCAGGCAGCTGCAGAAGGCAGTGGCTGAGAGTGAGGAAG CCGGGTGCAGTGTGGATGGGCGGCTGAGCGGGGTCAAGGCAGAGCTGGCGCTGCAGGAGGAGATTGTGCGGCACAGTGATCGGGGGCACCGGGCCACACTGGACCAGGTGGCCACACTGGAGAGGAGCCTGCAGGCCACCGAGAGCGAGCTCCAGGCCAGCCAG GAGAAGATCAGCAAGATGAAGGCCAgtgaaacaaagctggagggcGACAAGCGGCGCCTGAAGGAACTCCCGGACACCTCCGAGAGCCGCACCGTCaagctggagctgcagcagcgCTCGCTTGTGGGGGAGCTGCAGAGCAGCCACCTGGGCCTGAGTGACCTCGAGGCCCAAGCCCAGGCCCTCCAGGATCCGGTGGATTCCCTGCAGAGACAG GTGGCCGACAGCGAGGTGAAGGCAGGGACCCTGCAGCTGACTGTGGAGTGGCTGAATGGGGCTCTGGCCAAGGTGGAGGAAAGCAAGGGGGCCCTGTGGGACAAGGTGTGGGGCCTCACAGAGGCCCTGGCCCAGAGCAGTGCCAGCCTCAACAGCACTCAGGACAAAAACCTGCATCTACAGAAGGCTCTGACCGCCTGTGAACATGACCACCAAGTACTCCCAG GCCGTGTCCCCCAGGAATGGCTGGATGCTGCCTGGCAGGCATTATCT GAGGCATGGAAGCAGAGCAGCTCCCTGGGCGAGCAGGTGCAGAAGTTGCAAGGAGAGGTGGCTGACCTGCAGCTGCAGCGGATGGAGGCAGAGGGCCAGCTACAACAGCTACAGGAG GTGCTGGGGCAGCggcaggagggtgaggctgcagccCTGCACACGGTCCAGAAGCTGCAGGACGAGCGGCGGCTGCTGCAGGAGCGCCTGGGCAGCCTGCAGCGTGCCCTGGCTCAGCTGGAAGCCAAGAAGCGGGAGGTGGAGTGCTCAGCCCTGCGGCTGGAGAAGGACCGTGTAGCCCTCAGGAGGACGCTGGGCAAG GTAGAGCAGGAGAAGCTTCGTAGCCGTGAGGACACAGTGCTGCTGAGCGCAGAGAAGGGCCACCTGGACTGCACCCTCACGGGGGCTGAGCTGGAGCTGGCAGAGGTGCAGAGGCAGATCCAGCAGCTGGAG GCACAGGTGGTGGTGCTGGAGCGGAGCCATAGCCAAGCCCAGCTGGAGGTGGAtgcgcagcagcagcagctggagctgcagcaggAGGTGGAGCGGTTGTGCAGTGCCCAGGCACAGACTGAGTGCACTTTGGAGCTTTGGGAGCAGGCACACCGCCAGAGGGTGCATGGGCTGGAGGAGCAGGTGTGCAGGCCCCCTTGGAAGGCTGGGCCAGGATGGATGTGTGGggctggaggaagaggagagaccCAGGCAAGACCTCGTGGGTGTAGGCAGTTGATGGCTCCGATAACCAAAAAGGGTGGGGTTGGCTCTGCGCTGGTGTCAGCCAAGACCAGACCAGGAGTCACGGGATGCTCCTGGGCCCCAGGCCTTCCTGCCATGGCCCTGCTCCCCCTGGCTCCATGCTCAGGGGCAGCCACACCAGGccccacacagagacacacagatgcACAAAACATGCCAtaa